A stretch of Pseudolysobacter antarcticus DNA encodes these proteins:
- a CDS encoding Ig-like domain-containing protein, giving the protein MRRSLLAMSISTVLLSSVYAQQVQPDPNQPPPLSGNASVPMTYVGSDGRISLGVNDKGDVQGEALGVFGDNGQRAWIGQFWLGQGGAGGIQIDYNWLWGKTRQDSIDAPDSVVVAKSFLAVDQNQWHDRKATLGIGAEKQDLFLTGYVMGALTGQRFVNSSTSSVVNNLSGSDGTGNYTQTQTITTLIDYFERPYNYGVGLRGGKYFDEGSLRLHGGLDYEKGHIGADQATLSLGADKYIADTGFSFSLLGEHLKKSGPFETDKSDDRGWLFVRYDFGHESAFRAREPFKMVQVEKQVPTQAPPAAPQVIRNDVRLDTDAYFGFDQSTLHPDTVRELDSMIAKLKSAARVSKVTVTGHTCNIGTADYNQKLSVRRAAAVRAYLIQHGIAADEIEARGEGLSNPKYPNDNEASRRKNRRVDVEFLTIEETIVPAVPVPATESKTEWVKEPVKMPAAWIERALRNPADHKRTVDVYKIQQQTVSTALGPKVYAPKPPVALDDNGVLNSCAPVIVAVLANDSDPQGQTLTVTSVGNAGYGKATINAGGTVTYTPNAATGAVACTVPPAGQGDSFSYTIKDTAGLSATATVHLAPGPVTITPPVAADDSATTPQNVAVNINVLANDSDPNSYPLSVATVTAPAHGTASINADNTIAYTPALDYSGADTFTYSISDGHGGTATAKVSVTVTPTVVVNHPPVANDDSASTRGTAPVNISVLSNDTDQDGNTLSVASVTSPAHGSALINADGSVRYQAQANFFGSDTFNYSVSDGHGGSASAKVTVTVIPDLPPLAGDFSTRVLKGSVTDIDVLSHASDPYSLPLSVIAVDHNGPLGAIVTINQNGTVRYQHLHGTQGYDTFTYTVSDGHGNTATATVTVFVAEIL; this is encoded by the coding sequence ATGCGTCGATCATTGCTGGCAATGAGTATTTCCACCGTGCTGTTGTCCTCGGTGTATGCACAACAGGTGCAGCCCGATCCGAATCAGCCACCACCGCTGAGCGGCAATGCCAGCGTCCCGATGACGTATGTCGGCAGCGACGGTCGTATCTCGCTCGGCGTGAACGACAAGGGCGATGTACAAGGCGAGGCGCTCGGCGTCTTCGGCGACAACGGCCAGCGCGCGTGGATCGGCCAGTTCTGGCTCGGCCAAGGCGGCGCCGGCGGTATTCAGATCGATTACAACTGGCTCTGGGGCAAGACGCGTCAGGACAGCATCGATGCGCCGGATTCGGTGGTCGTGGCAAAAAGTTTTCTCGCTGTCGATCAGAACCAGTGGCACGACCGCAAGGCCACGCTCGGCATCGGCGCGGAAAAACAGGATCTGTTCCTGACCGGCTACGTGATGGGCGCGCTGACCGGCCAGCGTTTCGTCAACAGCAGCACGAGTTCGGTAGTCAATAATTTGTCCGGCAGCGACGGCACCGGCAACTACACGCAGACGCAAACCATCACCACGTTGATCGATTATTTCGAGCGCCCGTACAACTACGGCGTGGGTTTGCGCGGCGGTAAATATTTCGACGAAGGCTCGTTGCGTCTGCATGGTGGCCTGGATTACGAGAAGGGCCATATCGGCGCCGACCAGGCCACGCTGTCGCTGGGTGCGGACAAATATATCGCCGATACCGGTTTCAGTTTTTCGCTGCTTGGCGAGCACCTGAAAAAATCCGGCCCGTTCGAGACCGACAAATCCGACGATCGCGGCTGGCTGTTCGTGCGCTACGATTTCGGTCACGAAAGTGCGTTCCGCGCGCGTGAACCGTTCAAGATGGTGCAGGTCGAGAAGCAGGTGCCGACCCAAGCGCCGCCAGCCGCACCACAAGTGATTCGCAACGACGTGCGCCTCGATACCGATGCGTATTTCGGCTTCGACCAATCTACGCTGCATCCGGATACCGTGCGCGAGCTCGACAGCATGATCGCCAAGCTCAAGTCTGCAGCGCGTGTGAGCAAGGTCACGGTCACCGGCCACACCTGCAACATCGGCACCGCCGACTACAACCAGAAACTTTCGGTGCGCCGTGCTGCCGCGGTGCGCGCCTATCTGATCCAGCATGGCATCGCCGCGGACGAAATCGAAGCGCGTGGCGAAGGTCTGAGCAATCCGAAATATCCGAACGACAACGAGGCCAGCCGACGCAAGAATCGTCGCGTCGATGTCGAATTTCTGACCATCGAAGAAACGATCGTTCCCGCCGTGCCGGTGCCCGCAACCGAGAGCAAAACCGAATGGGTCAAGGAGCCGGTGAAGATGCCGGCGGCATGGATCGAGCGCGCCTTGCGCAATCCGGCCGATCACAAACGCACCGTCGATGTGTACAAGATCCAGCAGCAAACCGTCAGTACCGCGCTCGGCCCGAAAGTGTATGCGCCGAAACCGCCGGTTGCGCTGGACGACAACGGTGTGCTCAATAGTTGCGCGCCGGTGATCGTTGCGGTGCTTGCCAACGACAGCGATCCGCAGGGACAAACCTTGACCGTCACGAGTGTCGGCAACGCTGGCTACGGCAAGGCGACGATCAACGCCGGTGGTACCGTCACCTACACGCCGAATGCGGCAACCGGTGCCGTGGCATGTACCGTGCCGCCAGCCGGACAAGGCGACAGTTTCAGCTACACGATCAAGGACACTGCGGGCCTCAGCGCCACGGCCACCGTGCATCTTGCACCGGGTCCAGTCACGATCACGCCGCCGGTCGCCGCCGACGATAGCGCCACGACGCCGCAGAATGTCGCGGTGAATATCAACGTGCTCGCCAACGACAGCGATCCGAACAGCTATCCGCTCAGCGTCGCCACGGTGACCGCGCCCGCGCACGGCACGGCCAGCATCAACGCCGACAACACCATCGCGTACACGCCCGCACTCGATTATTCCGGCGCCGATACGTTTACCTACAGCATCAGCGATGGCCATGGCGGCACGGCCACGGCAAAGGTTTCGGTAACGGTGACACCAACAGTCGTGGTCAATCATCCGCCGGTCGCCAACGACGATAGCGCGAGCACGCGCGGCACCGCGCCGGTGAACATCAGCGTGTTGTCGAACGACACCGATCAGGATGGCAACACGCTCAGCGTGGCCAGCGTCACCAGCCCCGCGCACGGCAGCGCGTTGATCAATGCCGATGGCAGCGTGCGTTACCAAGCGCAGGCGAATTTCTTCGGCAGCGATACCTTCAACTACAGCGTCAGCGATGGTCACGGCGGCAGCGCCAGCGCCAAGGTGACGGTCACGGTGATCCCGGATCTGCCGCCGCTCGCCGGTGATTTCTCGACGCGCGTGCTGAAGGGCTCGGTCACCGATATCGATGTGTTGTCGCACGCCTCCGACCCATACAGTCTGCCGCTGTCGGTCATCGCCGTCGATCATAACGGCCCGCTCGGTGCAATCGTCACGATCAACCAGAACGGCACCGTGCGCTATCAGCACCTGCACGGCACGCAGGGCTACGACACGTTCACCTATACCGTTTCGGATGGTCACGGCAATACCGCAACGGCAACCGTGACGGTGTTTGTCGCGGAAATTCTCTAG
- a CDS encoding UDP-2,3-diacylglucosamine diphosphatase, with product MSRLRFRSIFISDIHLGTVDCKSAYLMDFLRHTEAQQLYLVGDIIDLEALEKRPYWPVEHGAVLAEFLAIAARGTQVTYIPGNHDAPMRGLCGQKIGAIDVRLNAIHHTADGRRFRVCHGDEFDQSGIGKPWLIHLGEDAYRLLCWINRRFNAWRKYFKLPYLPLSIITKSRIGRALNYIRQYEQLAADAAREAGVDGLICGHIHFGSMREVDGVLYLNDGDWVEHCTALVEHFDGTLELIHWSERRGSLARTSRSEFVPLPAAAMALAGLDLGALIAQQNESNFAAHGSEKAAA from the coding sequence ATGTCGCGTTTGCGCTTTCGCAGTATTTTCATTTCCGATATTCATCTGGGTACGGTCGATTGCAAATCGGCTTACCTGATGGATTTCCTGCGCCATACCGAAGCGCAGCAGCTGTATCTGGTCGGCGACATCATCGATCTGGAAGCGCTGGAGAAACGTCCGTATTGGCCGGTTGAACACGGCGCGGTGCTCGCGGAATTTCTCGCCATCGCTGCGCGCGGAACTCAGGTTACCTACATCCCCGGCAATCACGATGCACCGATGCGCGGCCTATGCGGCCAGAAAATCGGCGCGATCGATGTGCGCCTGAATGCGATCCACCATACCGCCGACGGGCGGCGTTTTCGGGTTTGTCATGGCGACGAATTTGATCAATCCGGCATCGGCAAGCCGTGGCTAATCCATCTCGGCGAAGATGCGTATCGCCTGTTGTGCTGGATCAATCGCCGTTTCAACGCGTGGCGCAAATACTTCAAACTGCCATACCTGCCGCTATCGATCATCACCAAGTCGCGCATCGGGCGTGCGCTGAATTACATCCGCCAGTACGAACAACTTGCCGCGGATGCTGCACGCGAAGCCGGTGTCGATGGTTTGATCTGCGGCCATATCCACTTCGGCAGCATGCGTGAAGTCGATGGCGTTTTGTACCTCAACGACGGCGACTGGGTCGAACATTGCACCGCGCTGGTCGAGCATTTCGACGGCACGCTGGAACTGATCCACTGGAGCGAACGCCGCGGCAGTCTCGCGCGCACCAGTCGCTCAGAATTTGTGCCGTTGCCTGCCGCCGCGATGGCGTTGGCAGGATTGGATCTTGGCGCGCTGATCGCACAACAGAATGAATCGAATTTTGCAGCGCATGGCAGCGAAAAAGCAGCAGCATGA
- a CDS encoding SGNH/GDSL hydrolase family protein: MLGATTGSDKAAPDASPRFLALGDSYTIGEGVAETDRWPMQLAAKLRTQGILIESPQIIAKTGWTTDELSSAMDGATLHPPYALVTLLIGVNNQYRGRDTGNYRVEFSALLQRAIHLAGDLPQHVIVVSIPDWGVTAFGQKSGRDTQQIARELDAYNAINRDVSTAQHVRYVDIANVSRAGGARAEMLTEDGLHPSAAMYAQWAAQVLPEARAALSSH, translated from the coding sequence ATGCTCGGCGCAACGACTGGGTCTGACAAGGCCGCACCCGATGCATCGCCGCGTTTTCTCGCGCTCGGCGATTCCTATACGATCGGCGAAGGTGTGGCCGAAACCGACCGCTGGCCGATGCAGCTCGCGGCAAAGTTGCGCACGCAAGGCATCCTTATCGAGTCGCCGCAGATCATCGCCAAAACCGGCTGGACCACCGACGAATTATCCTCCGCGATGGATGGTGCCACACTGCATCCGCCGTATGCGCTGGTCACGCTGCTGATCGGCGTCAACAATCAATATCGCGGTCGCGATACGGGAAATTATCGCGTCGAATTTTCGGCCTTGCTGCAGCGGGCGATTCATCTCGCCGGCGATCTGCCACAACACGTTATCGTCGTCTCGATTCCCGATTGGGGCGTGACCGCGTTCGGCCAAAAAAGCGGGCGCGATACACAACAAATTGCACGCGAACTGGATGCCTACAATGCGATCAATCGCGATGTCTCGACCGCCCAGCATGTGCGTTACGTGGATATCGCAAACGTGTCGCGCGCGGGCGGCGCGCGCGCCGAGATGTTGACCGAAGACGGTCTGCATCCATCGGCGGCAATGTATGCGCAGTGGGCCGCGCAGGTTTTGCCCGAAGCACGCGCCGCGCTGTCATCGCACTGA
- a CDS encoding aminotransferase class I/II-fold pyridoxal phosphate-dependent enzyme, with product MSTTPVATSSRLNHVRYEIRGSLAHRALELEAEGRSIYKLNIGNPGLFGFRVPQHLRDAVAANLDRSEAYCHQQGLSHAREIIAAQQRSRGVTDSSVERIFIGNGVSELIDISLRALLNPGDEVLLPSPDYPLWSAATLLNGGTPVYYSCSAENAHFPDPEEIEKLITPRTRALVVINPNNPTGAVYSRELLSQLVRIAERHRLVLLADEIYDTITYDDAEFVPLAPLAGAVPCLSFSGLSKLHRACGYRIGWLSLSGARARTGDLHHALDLLAALRLCANVAGQWAIEPALTGPDTSAALTASGGRLHEARRAVLDSVASSCFLNVVAPQGALYAFPAIDRALLPGFDDEQFALQLLEQESVLIVPGSSFNLGTRQHFRITLLPQPAELRDVFSRIERQLARGAEPARHVA from the coding sequence ATGTCTACCACCCCCGTTGCAACCAGTTCCCGCCTCAATCATGTGCGTTATGAAATTCGTGGCAGCCTCGCCCATCGTGCACTGGAGCTGGAGGCCGAAGGCCGCAGCATCTACAAGCTCAATATCGGCAATCCAGGTCTGTTCGGTTTTCGCGTGCCACAACATTTGCGCGATGCGGTCGCCGCCAATCTGGATCGCAGCGAAGCGTATTGCCACCAGCAGGGTTTGAGCCACGCACGCGAAATCATTGCCGCGCAGCAAAGATCACGCGGCGTAACCGATAGCAGCGTCGAGCGCATTTTCATCGGCAACGGCGTCAGCGAGCTGATCGATATTTCGTTGCGCGCGCTATTAAATCCCGGCGATGAAGTGCTGCTGCCAAGCCCGGACTATCCGCTGTGGAGCGCGGCGACCCTGCTCAACGGCGGCACGCCTGTGTATTACTCGTGCAGCGCCGAAAATGCGCACTTTCCTGATCCTGAAGAAATCGAAAAACTAATCACGCCGCGCACTCGAGCGCTCGTTGTCATCAACCCCAACAACCCGACTGGCGCGGTTTATTCACGCGAGCTGCTGAGCCAACTCGTGCGTATCGCCGAGCGTCATCGGCTGGTGCTGCTGGCCGATGAAATCTACGACACGATCACCTACGACGATGCCGAATTCGTGCCGCTCGCGCCGCTGGCCGGTGCCGTGCCGTGCCTGAGTTTCAGCGGCTTGTCGAAGCTGCATCGCGCCTGCGGTTACCGCATCGGCTGGCTCAGCCTTTCCGGCGCACGGGCACGCACCGGCGACCTGCATCACGCGCTCGACCTGCTCGCGGCGCTACGGCTGTGCGCGAACGTCGCTGGGCAATGGGCGATCGAACCCGCGCTGACCGGGCCGGATACCTCGGCCGCGCTCACTGCATCCGGCGGTCGCCTGCATGAAGCACGCCGTGCGGTGCTGGACAGCGTCGCGAGCAGCTGTTTCCTCAACGTGGTCGCGCCGCAAGGTGCGTTGTATGCGTTTCCGGCGATCGACCGGGCGCTGCTGCCGGGCTTCGACGACGAGCAATTTGCGCTGCAGTTGCTGGAACAGGAAAGCGTGCTGATCGTGCCGGGTTCGAGTTTCAATCTCGGCACGCGCCAGCATTTCCGCATCACCTTGCTGCCGCAACCGGCTGAACTTCGCGATGTGTTTTCGCGGATCGAACGGCAACTCGCGCGTGGCGCGGAACCTGCGCGGCATGTGGCTTGA